In Campylobacter concisus, the sequence GCTGGCACTTGTTTGATATCTTGATAGTGATTTATGATCTGTTTGCCGTCAAATTTGGAATCAAATTTTTTTAATAAATATCCCCACAAATAGTCATAAAAGCTACCAAATTCTTTGGTTACGGATAAAAATGCAAGGGCATTTGCAGAAAGTGATTTTAGTTTTAATTGGTTACGAATCAGCCTCTCATTTTGCATAAATTTAGCTATCTCAGCCTCGCCGTAATGCTTGATCTTCTCTGGATCAAAGCCATCAAACGCCTCTCTCATGGCCTCTCTTTTTTGAAGCACTCCATGCCACGAAAGTCCCGCCTGAAA encodes:
- a CDS encoding DNA-3-methyladenine glycosylase I, with amino-acid sequence MRRCEWAKGELDIAYHDNEWGKAIKDDRKFFEMIVLEGFQAGLSWHGVLQKREAMREAFDGFDPEKIKHYGEAEIAKFMQNERLIRNQLKLKSLSANALAFLSVTKEFGSFYDYLWGYLLKKFDSKFDGKQIINHYQDIKQVPATTPMSDFVAKELKKRGFKFLGSVSTYAFLQSVGVVDDHMDYCFCKAKA